DNA sequence from the Shewanella piezotolerans WP3 genome:
GAAAAGGCGATTGCCGAGCGCAGTTAAGTTTTAGCATTGTTAACTTGCAGTTGGTATTAGGGATAAAAAAAGAGGTTAACCATAGGGTTAACCTCTTCTGTCTCAAAAGTAGCTAATAAGACACAGGTTGATGATCTTTACGTAAAACTTTTATACCAAGCTGGTTAGCATCTCATCTGAATATGACACTAGTTCGTTGCCTTGCCTTACTTTGGCAACATAATCTGGGTTAGCAATAAAGGGTCTACCAATGGCAAGCAGATCGAATTGGTTGTTACTAATTGCCGCACTGCCCGTTTCGGCACTATAACTGCCAACTCCCACCAAGGTTTTGCTGTAAACACTGCGCACATAACTTGAAGCGCTGCCGCCTAGATAGTCAAACTGCATCGCATCGTCAAAAATACCGATATGTAAGAAAGCTAAGTCACGCTGCTCTAGCTCTGCTAAAAAGTAGTCAAAAACGGCGCGATCTCTATCGTCGCTCGCCATATTAAAATAAGCCCCAGGGGACACTCTAAGAGCGGTTCTGTCGTTGCCGATGCGGGCGCAAATTGCATCGACCACGGCCAATGGGAAGCGCGCCATATTTTCAGGGCTTTGACCATATTCATCGCTGCGATGGTTACTACCGTGATGTAAAAACTGATCGATGAGGTAACCGTTTGCACCGTGGATCTCAACGCCATCAAAACCTGCATCAATTGCATTGGCCGCCGCTTGCCCATAATCAGCGATTAATTGCGTTATTTCATCATGGCTAACAGCTTTCGGAACTTGATAACTGAGCTCACGCATTCTAGGCACACTGCCTTCAACGGCAATAGCCGATGGAGCCAATACGTCACTGGTGCCTGACTTTTCGAAAAAGTACGGGTGAGCGACTCGACCTGTATGCCAAAGTTGGGCGAATATTTTGCCACCTGCTTGGTGAACGGCATCGGTAACTGTGCGCCAGCCATCGATTTGTGCCGCGGTAAATAAGCCGGGAGTATTGGGGTAGCCTTGTCCATCGGGGCGAATAATTACCGCTTCAGAGATGATAAGTCCAGCTTCTGCACGGCGGGCGTAGTAATCAGCCATTGCCTGAGTCGGCACTAATTCATCGTCTGCCATGCAACGAGTCAAAGGGGCCATAAGAATGCGATTGTCTAAGGTAATGGTCTCGTTGAGTGCAAATGGTTGAAATAGATTGTCAGTCATGGTGATCTCCGTTTCTTGAATGAACATTCAAGATATTCTTATTTGAATAATCATTCAAGTATTATTTTGAACAAACATTCAAAATTAAGTACACTGAGGTTATCGCGTTTAGACAAGTTAACCTTTGGAGCCTCAGACCGCATGCGCAATGCCGAATTTGATAGAGAAAAAGTATTGAGATCTGCGATGACCGCTTTTATGGATAAAGGTTATGGCAAGACCAGTATGCAAGATTTGACCAAAGCCACGGGGTTGCACCCAGGCTCTATCTACTGTGCATTTGATAATAAACGTGGTTTGTTGATTGCAGCATTAGAGCAATATAAAACTGATAGAAGTGCCGAATTCCAGCAATTTTTCTCAGGGAACCACACTGTACTTGTTGAGCTAAAAGCGTATCTGGACAACATAGTGCAGGAGTGCATTAGCTGTGAAGCTGCAAAAGCCTGCTTATTGACTAAAGCGCTCAATGAGATGGCGCAGCAAGATGAAGATGTGCAAAAAATCATTACTGAGAATTTAGCGAATTGGCAGCAGGGGATTGCAGACGTGATTGCTAAGGCTCAGGCTAATGGGGAGCTCAGTCACGAACGTGATAGCCAGCATCTGGCGCGCTTCTTAGTCATGGGGATTTATGGCTTACGAACCTTTGCCCATACTCATCCGGAGGCTGAGACGCTACAACAGCTTGCGGAGCAACTTTTCGCTGACGTTACAGCTTAGCCTTCAATAAAGTTGGTGTACTTATGCCGACTGCTACGCTTATAAAAGATTTCCATTATTGCGCTAAATGGTGTTTGAGCTACCGCTAGCTGTTTGTTGATGGATTGTAATTTTAACTGGGATCATCTACCCTGTTTGTTCATTTTAAGGGCATTGCATAATGGTTTAAGGAGTATAACGCGAGCGATTATACTCAGTGCAGTAGCTACAGGAGAAGCATGCCAGACTCTGATATATCACCTCAATTCAATGCAAAAATGGCGATCACCGATTACAAGAAAGTAATCCTAGATGCCGACAACTACTTCAATAAAAACTTTACCCACGTTGCTATCGACGAAATTGTAAAGCTGCGGGCAGATTTTTTCGACTCCCTTTTACAACATCTCTGGGTTTGTGCCGAACTCCATAATGAAAACATCTCCCTTAATGCCGTTGGTGGTTATGGCCGTCAAACACTGCATCTGCATTCCGATATCGATATTTGTGTATTGTTTGATGGAAAGCTCACAGCGGAGCAAGAGGAGCATATCGGCCAGTTTTTCACGCAGTTGTGGGACATAGGATTAGAGCTCGGCCACAGTGTTTTAGCATTGAGTGAGACAGATAAGGCATGTAAAGATGATATTACCGTTGCCACCTCACTGTTTGAAATCCGCCATTTAAGTGGTCCTGATGCCCATGCTAAGCAGGTATTAGGGCGATTATATGGTGATGATCTTTGGAGCAGTGAAGCCTTTTTTAAAGCGAAGTTCACTGAGCAAGATGAACGTCATCAAAAAGCTCAGGGCAGTGCTTTTAGTTTAGAACCTAATCTTAAAAATAGCCCCGGCGGTATGCGTGATATTCAAACCCTTATCTGGGTTACCCGCAAATACTTTGCCGCCCAAGATATGGCGGCCCTTAGACGATTTGGCTTCTTTACTGCCGACGAACACGCAGAGCTACTAGAATCACAGCACTTTATTTGGCGCGTTCGTTGGGCATTACATGCTGCCGCGCAGCGCTCTGAGAACCGTCTGCTCATAGCGCTTCAAAGCGATGTGGCAAGCTTGATGGGCTTTGGTGATAATAGTCACCTTGCTATTGAAAAGATGATGCGCCAGCTTTACCGAGCAATGAGGCGTATTAGTGAGCTTAATCAAATGCTGCTGCAGTATTTTAAAGATGAGATACTGGTACAGCTCGATAAGAAATCCACGCCGATAAACCAACATTTTGAGATCAATGGCCGCATGATCAATGCTCGTCACGATGATGTCTTTGTTGACCGTAAGCAGCTTATCGCGCTGTTTATTCATATTGCTGAGCATGCCAATGATATTGATGGTATTTCGCCGCAAACTATTCGACTGATCCGTCAGGTCCGACGTCGCTTGTTGGGCGACCTGCAAGATTTTTACCGCTGCCGCAAAGAGTTTCTTGCGCTGTTTAGGCATCCGCAAGGGATGGGACTTGCGCTGTCATTGATGCATAAACACGGCATTTTAGCCTCCTACTTGCCGCAGTGGCGTGAGATTTGTGGTCAGATGCAGTTCGATCTTTACCATGTCTACCCCGTAGATGAGCATACTCACAAGCTGCTGAAAAACCTATATGCGTTAAGTGGTAAACCTGAGAATACATCGCTGGTACAACCGGCGGCAGTATACAAGTCGATAGAGAATAAAGAGGTGCTGCTATTAGCGGCATTATTCCACGATTTAGCAAAAGGGCGCGGCGGCGATCACAGTGAGTTAGGCGCGGTTGATGCGCTGCAGTTTGCTAAATTTCATGAGCTAAAACCTTCGCAGGCTAAAGTCATTGCTTGGCTAGTTGAAAACCACCTGTTGCTGTCGCTCTCTTCGCAGCGTCTCGATATTTATGACCCGTCAGAAGTGAAAAATCTCGCCAAAGCGATAGGCACAAAAGCTAGGCTCGATGCACTGTATTGTTTAACTGTTGCCGATATTAAGGCGACTAATGACGATCTGTGGACCAACTGGAAAGCCACCTTGCTTAGAGACCTTTACCTGTCGATAAGCTATGCGTTGCGAAATGGGTTAGAGAATGTGTTGGAGCAGCGAACCATAGTTCGTGAACACAAAAACGAAGCATTAGAATTGATGGGAGTCAACGAAACGCCAGAGGCGATTAAGCAGCTTTGGAAGCGACTACCCTTGTCATTTTTCAGTAATGCTCAGCCTAGCGAAATTGCTCGTTACTCGCAGGCGATGACCAAATATCCAGCCGATAGAGCACTTATTTTACTTGATGAGAACACCACTAAAGGCAGTAGTGATCTGTTTGTTTATATGAAGGATAAGCCAGGGCTGTTTGTGACGCTATTTAATAC
Encoded proteins:
- a CDS encoding alkene reductase, whose protein sequence is MTDNLFQPFALNETITLDNRILMAPLTRCMADDELVPTQAMADYYARRAEAGLIISEAVIIRPDGQGYPNTPGLFTAAQIDGWRTVTDAVHQAGGKIFAQLWHTGRVAHPYFFEKSGTSDVLAPSAIAVEGSVPRMRELSYQVPKAVSHDEITQLIADYGQAAANAIDAGFDGVEIHGANGYLIDQFLHHGSNHRSDEYGQSPENMARFPLAVVDAICARIGNDRTALRVSPGAYFNMASDDRDRAVFDYFLAELEQRDLAFLHIGIFDDAMQFDYLGGSASSYVRSVYSKTLVGVGSYSAETGSAAISNNQFDLLAIGRPFIANPDYVAKVRQGNELVSYSDEMLTSLV
- a CDS encoding TetR/AcrR family transcriptional regulator, translating into MRNAEFDREKVLRSAMTAFMDKGYGKTSMQDLTKATGLHPGSIYCAFDNKRGLLIAALEQYKTDRSAEFQQFFSGNHTVLVELKAYLDNIVQECISCEAAKACLLTKALNEMAQQDEDVQKIITENLANWQQGIADVIAKAQANGELSHERDSQHLARFLVMGIYGLRTFAHTHPEAETLQQLAEQLFADVTA
- the glnD gene encoding [protein-PII] uridylyltransferase, translated to MPDSDISPQFNAKMAITDYKKVILDADNYFNKNFTHVAIDEIVKLRADFFDSLLQHLWVCAELHNENISLNAVGGYGRQTLHLHSDIDICVLFDGKLTAEQEEHIGQFFTQLWDIGLELGHSVLALSETDKACKDDITVATSLFEIRHLSGPDAHAKQVLGRLYGDDLWSSEAFFKAKFTEQDERHQKAQGSAFSLEPNLKNSPGGMRDIQTLIWVTRKYFAAQDMAALRRFGFFTADEHAELLESQHFIWRVRWALHAAAQRSENRLLIALQSDVASLMGFGDNSHLAIEKMMRQLYRAMRRISELNQMLLQYFKDEILVQLDKKSTPINQHFEINGRMINARHDDVFVDRKQLIALFIHIAEHANDIDGISPQTIRLIRQVRRRLLGDLQDFYRCRKEFLALFRHPQGMGLALSLMHKHGILASYLPQWREICGQMQFDLYHVYPVDEHTHKLLKNLYALSGKPENTSLVQPAAVYKSIENKEVLLLAALFHDLAKGRGGDHSELGAVDALQFAKFHELKPSQAKVIAWLVENHLLLSLSSQRLDIYDPSEVKNLAKAIGTKARLDALYCLTVADIKATNDDLWTNWKATLLRDLYLSISYALRNGLENVLEQRTIVREHKNEALELMGVNETPEAIKQLWKRLPLSFFSNAQPSEIARYSQAMTKYPADRALILLDENTTKGSSDLFVYMKDKPGLFVTLFNTLASLQISVQQAHISKTKDGYVVESLKILDYDHHPIRTAGRRERIKQKLKQVLFENRKLSKKRQNSNLGSFASEPKVEFLHSRKKDRTLISVTALDNPQFMSHFCSGFRRFELNIHSAKITTVGEQVDNVFLVSDKDGQSLDEENKQALKSFFVDFIKEQIPA